The window TGGCGCTGGACTTCGTCGACGCCTTCGGGGTGCCGCGGGAGATGTTGCGCTCGCCCGACCTGATCGGTGACTGACCTGAGCAAAACTTGCAAAGCGGGCACGACCAGGTGCCCGCACACCTAATCTGCAGCCATGGCGCCCCACATGTCCGGTGACCCCGTCAGACGCCGCTCGGTTGTCCGCGCGGCCACCTGGGCAGTTCCGGGTGTGACTGCGGTGGCGATAGCGCCGGCGTACGCGGCATTCTCCGGGCAATGTCCCGCCGACGGTGAGCAGTCGCCTTGGGTCGAGGCGCGACTCACGCAAGACCCCGACTACTGTGACGACCCCCCTGCGCACACCACTTTCGCTGGCCCCTTCTCGTTCTTCCTTCAAGGCGATCTGAGCATGAGCCATGTGGCAGACGTGGTCGCGATCGAGCTAAGCCGGTTCGACACCTCCAACGGCAACTATGATCCCTTCACCGCACTCAATGGGTGGACCGCCAGTCAGGCCTCCACCACGACCCAGGGCTATGGGGACCTCAATACGACGGTGTCCTCGGCGCAGACGACTGAGAACGGCGTGACGTACGTTCCGATAGTCCGCATGACCTATCGGATCAGCGGCGGTGACGCGCCGGCCGGGGGATGCGTCTACACGACCGAGTTCGTTTTTGGGATGGGATGCGCGTGAGGCTCAGTGAGCTTCGCCGAGTGAGTCGTCGGCGGAGTTTTTCAGGTCGTCCTGGTGGCCCTCGGTCTTGAAGCGCTCGAATGAGGCGCGCACCTCGGCCTCGGCTTCCGTACGCCCGACCCAGTTGGCGCCCTCGACGGACTTGCCGGGCTCCAGGTCCTTGTAGACGGTGAAGAAGTGCTCGATCTCCAGCCGGTCGAACTTCGGCAGGTGGTTGATGTCGCGCATGTGCTCTTGGCGCGGGTCTGTCGCGGGCACGCACAGCACCTTGTCGTCGCCGCCGGCCTCGTCGGTCATCCGATACATGCCGATCGCACGGCAGCGGATCAGACAACCGGGGAAGGTCGGCTCGCCGGTCAGCAGCACCAGCGCGTCGAGCGGGTCGCCGTCCTGCCCGAGCGTGTCCTCGATGTAGCCGTAGTCCGCGGGGTACTGCGTCGCGGTGAACAGGGTGCGGTCGAGTCGGATGCGGCCCGTCTCGTGGTCGACCTCGTACTTGTTGCGGCTCCCCTTGGGGATCTCGACCAGGACATCGAACTCGAGCGACACGGTTTCTCCTCCGGCGTTGGCTACGTGGCACAGTGTCGCGCAATCGAGCGCCGCGCGCGAACCGAGCACGCGTCTAATTGCTCACGGTCGATCAGGAGGTCCGATGCGTCGCGTGCTCGCGCTGCTGCTCGTCCTTCTGGCTGTCGGCATCGGCGTGGAGGAGTACGCCCTGGGCTACGGCCGCGCGTACGTCCAGGATCGCTGGCTGGGGCCCGACCCCCTCAGCGAGCCTGCCGCGGTGCCTGCCCCCGAAGGGCTCTCCCTGTCGCCGGTCCCGACACCCAGCGTGGTGGCTGCGGCGGTGGACCTGACGGCGGTGCCCCAGAAGCGCCGGGTGCGGCGGGCGGTGACCCCACTGCTGGGTGATGAGGATCTCGGTGAGCGGGTGAGCGTCGCCGTCGAGGGGCTGGACGGGACCCCTCTGCTGCGCTCGGGCGTACGTGCTTTCATCCCGGCCTCGACCACCAAACTCGTCACTTCCGCCGCGGCGCTGCAGGTGCTCGGCGGCGACCACACGTTCACCACCCGGGTGGTGCTGCGTGGCAAGAGGCTGTTCCTGGTCGGTGGCGGCGACCCGTTCCTGGCCTCGCGCCCGCCCAAGCCCAGCGACGAGGCGTATCCCGCGCGGGCCGACCTGCGTACGCTCGCCCGTTCGGTCGCCGAGGCCCTCGCTGCACGCGGGGTCGGCGCGGTCCGGCTTTCGTACGACGACTCTCTGTTCTCGGGCCCGGCCGGGTCCGCGGGCTGGGAGCCCGACTACCTGACCGACGACATCGTCACGCCGATCAGCGCGCTCTGGGTGGATCAAGGACTTGAGGACGACGGGTGGCATCGGGCGGACGACCCGGCCGCCCAGGCGGGCGATGTCTTCGCGCGACACCTGCGCAAGTCCGGCATCGCCATTCGCGGGGACGTCTCGGCGCGCGCAGCGCCAGGCGAGGCGGAGGAGTTGGCGGTGGCCACCAGCGCACCGCTGGACGAGATCGTGGAGCGGGTGCTCGACGTCAGCAACAACGAGGGCGCCGAGGTGTTGTTGCACCACGTGGGGCTCGTGGTCGCCGGCGAGGGTTCGTTCGCCGCAGGCGTCGCGTCGGTGAAGTCGACCCTGAAAGAGATGGGCGTACGCACGTCCGGTCTTCGGTTGTGGGACGGCTCCGGGTTGGCTCGCAAGAACCGGATGCAGGCCGAGACTCTGTTGGACGTGTTGCGCCTGGGCATCAGCGATGACAGCCTCCGGCCCCTGATTACGGGCCTGCCGGTCGCGGGCTTTACCGGGTCCCTGACCGACCGGTTCGCCGAGGCGCCGCTGGGTGGCCGAGGCACCGTACGCGCCAAGACCGGCACCCTGACCGGCGTCTCGGCGTTGGCTGGCATCGCGACGGATGCGGACGGATCCTCGATGATCTTCGTCGCGGCAGCGGACCGGGTTGCCGTCGAGGACACCCTCGATGCGCGTGCGGCGCTCGATGATCTGGTGGGGGCGCTCGGCGCCTGCGCATGCGGACGCGCTGGCTAATCTCGCACCATGAGTGAGTTGATCGACTGGTCCACTGCGGTGGAGGTCGGCGCGCGGATCGCCGGGGACGGGCCCGAGGTCAGTGCCGCGGAGGCGACCGCGGTGGTCGCGCAGTTGCGCGAGGGCGCAGCGAGGTCGACCGGACTCGTACGCGACTTCACCGGCCTGGTGGCCCAGAACCACGACGCGCCGCTGCTCGTGGTCGACCGCCGCGGCTGGATCCAGGCCAACGCCGAGTCCTTCTCCGTCCTGATGGACCCGGTCGTGGAGAAGATGCTGGCCACCAAAAGTGCCCCCTCCGGGATCGGCGCCAAGATCGGCTCCAAGGTCACCGGCGCCGAGTTCGGCCTGATCATGGGCTTCTTGTCGGGCAAGGTGCTGGGTCAGTTCGATCCCTTCACCAGGGCCGGTCGGCTCCTGCTCGTCGCACCCAACATCGTGCACGTCGAAAGAGAACTCGATGTCGATCCGGACGACTTCAGGCTCTGGGTGTGTCTGCACGAAGAGACCCACCGGGTGCAGTTCACGGCCGTACCGTGGATGCGCGATCACCTGCATGACCTGATCGGCGAGGTCATCGGGGCGCTCGAACCTTCGGCCATGCTCGACGATCTGGTCAAGCGGGTCTCCGAGGGCGTACGCGAGGGCAAACCGATCAGCGACCTCTTCCGCACCCCCGAGCAGCAGGCCGTGATCGACAAGATCACCGGCGTGATGAGTCTGCTGGAGGGCCATGCCGACGTGGTCATGGACGGCGTCGGTCCGAGCGTGATCCCGTCGGTGGCCGAGATCCGCCGCAAGTTCACCGCCCGTCGCAGTGGCGTCGGCCTGCTGGACAAACTGTTGCGCCGAGTGCTCGGCCTCGACGCCAAGATGGCGCAATACCGCGACGGCGCGAAGTTCGTCCGCCGTGTCGTCGACAAGGCGGGGATGGCCGAGTTCAACGCCGTATTCGCCGGGCCGGAGAGCCTGCCGTCCAAGGAAGAAATCCACGATCCGGACGCGTGGATCTCTCGAGTCTTGTCCACCTGATGGGTCCGCATCCCTCGATCGCGGCGATCCGCGTCGGCGTACGCCGTGCTCTGGTCGCGCTCGGGCCCACACCACGGGTGGTCGTCGCGGTCTCCGGCGGTGCGGACTCGCTGGCGTTGTTGGCGGCGACGA of the Nocardioides sp. genome contains:
- a CDS encoding inorganic diphosphatase, whose protein sequence is MSLEFDVLVEIPKGSRNKYEVDHETGRIRLDRTLFTATQYPADYGYIEDTLGQDGDPLDALVLLTGEPTFPGCLIRCRAIGMYRMTDEAGGDDKVLCVPATDPRQEHMRDINHLPKFDRLEIEHFFTVYKDLEPGKSVEGANWVGRTEAEAEVRASFERFKTEGHQDDLKNSADDSLGEAH
- the dacB gene encoding D-alanyl-D-alanine carboxypeptidase/D-alanyl-D-alanine-endopeptidase — translated: MRRVLALLLVLLAVGIGVEEYALGYGRAYVQDRWLGPDPLSEPAAVPAPEGLSLSPVPTPSVVAAAVDLTAVPQKRRVRRAVTPLLGDEDLGERVSVAVEGLDGTPLLRSGVRAFIPASTTKLVTSAAALQVLGGDHTFTTRVVLRGKRLFLVGGGDPFLASRPPKPSDEAYPARADLRTLARSVAEALAARGVGAVRLSYDDSLFSGPAGSAGWEPDYLTDDIVTPISALWVDQGLEDDGWHRADDPAAQAGDVFARHLRKSGIAIRGDVSARAAPGEAEELAVATSAPLDEIVERVLDVSNNEGAEVLLHHVGLVVAGEGSFAAGVASVKSTLKEMGVRTSGLRLWDGSGLARKNRMQAETLLDVLRLGISDDSLRPLITGLPVAGFTGSLTDRFAEAPLGGRGTVRAKTGTLTGVSALAGIATDADGSSMIFVAAADRVAVEDTLDARAALDDLVGALGACACGRAG
- a CDS encoding zinc-dependent metalloprotease — its product is MSELIDWSTAVEVGARIAGDGPEVSAAEATAVVAQLREGAARSTGLVRDFTGLVAQNHDAPLLVVDRRGWIQANAESFSVLMDPVVEKMLATKSAPSGIGAKIGSKVTGAEFGLIMGFLSGKVLGQFDPFTRAGRLLLVAPNIVHVERELDVDPDDFRLWVCLHEETHRVQFTAVPWMRDHLHDLIGEVIGALEPSAMLDDLVKRVSEGVREGKPISDLFRTPEQQAVIDKITGVMSLLEGHADVVMDGVGPSVIPSVAEIRRKFTARRSGVGLLDKLLRRVLGLDAKMAQYRDGAKFVRRVVDKAGMAEFNAVFAGPESLPSKEEIHDPDAWISRVLST